The proteins below come from a single Hemibagrus wyckioides isolate EC202008001 linkage group LG22, SWU_Hwy_1.0, whole genome shotgun sequence genomic window:
- the kat6a gene encoding histone acetyltransferase KAT6A isoform X2: protein MVKLANPLYTAWILEAIKKVKKQKQRPSEERICNAVSTSHGLDRQTVLEQLELSVQDGTVLKVSNKGLNSYKDPDNPGRLVPPKPKSGVGTGGGGGGGGGGSAASKKAPLDWNKLIRRALEGLHESGGSSLRSIERFLKCQADVASQLTGTAAPRIFHQQLRLALKRAVGHGRVLKHGPLFRLAKSNDGSDGGDGRVALESLPPVRLLPHEKDRPVAEPIPICSFCLGTKEQNRVKEPEELISCADCGNSGHPSCLKFSPELTARVKALWWQCIECKTCSSCQDQGKNAENLLLCDSCDRGFHMECCDPPLTRMPKGMWICQICRPRKKGRNVLHEKAAQIKRRYNAPLSRQKGRPGRPFKKLRGSGRGRRRRGAGASHSRGSASPHSSSSSSCDGYLGDGYPGDDQLLFSRREEDDESQGAPRFNRKTKGLIDALSKFFTPSPDGRKSRAESLDYAQQHRIRKKSGRKSDTHQRTGDNQDCDDWKEDEEKLPGHENLTEKDVELFRHIQELALQKVGVTGPPDPQMRCPSVIEFGKYEIQTWYSSPYPQEYSRLPKLYLCEFCLRYMKSRSILYQHMRKCTWFHPPANEIYRKDEVSVFEVDGNVSTIYCQNLCLLAKLFLDHKTLYYDVEPFLFYVLTQNDSKGCHLVGYFSKEKHCQQKYNVSCIMILPQYQRKGYGRFLIDFSYLLSKREGQPGSPEKPLSDLGRLSYMAYWRSVVLECLHEVRDRKLTIRRLSKITGICPQDITATLQNLNMLEQRVDRLVLVRREKLVSAHMARLHARPRLLEVDPDCLRWTPVIVANPVVSDEEGDEDDDEDEEEDGEKENNKDLKSNRKSSPLPWNRIDKEDNEEKKCFPTFPKNQSSPPTSPIRNNLPSPESTPLQANGERRGRGRPPKNWPWGKVKDQPRPGPGRPRKTRPKEDDDDEYQSPNKMTPVSMSPSPLFTSEKEPNCTERLIGASRHSALPTPRNRGRPARKRGGPKRRLSEESGDDVPSLTTAPRLSESPVPRSCSSETSEDDDDYNEEMGARSPPVLTKPTLGLKSKPPRKRRIRQRSHPHSSVVTETISETTEVLNEPFVDSDSERPMPRLEEETPFVHGLRCYPPARKHLDSALKMIRSTNLSESEEDDNTPVLKPVGSLRRPEEKEMTERMEPSTVTPQVPLKKKKGWPKGKSRKPQHWKKSPGRKPGSGPTNPVADTTLTGQSSEDPPRQIIQSKPGRKRRNYYPQQTQDDGAQEERDRSQLSPLQLEKSEERTFKRRPLSSDLDCEKRKDSDEEGIFPQQTREQPKPKKRGRPPKKPNLEPPVSKPAPISEPEEDEEEEDQTWSEEKPSRSPSCTLSQASSSRVPQSRDGEMVDQEEDEEREDEDHNLGNRRTGSVSGLGSRRSDDHDADDEGDGRLEEKSDADKRRKNQDSEDDDDDVEDEEEEQSSPPRSPPVKEEPQSGEGFLDMQESGSREYIHKQEEVEDEDEEDEVQEVKTRSVDSQDERRRREQEESAAAAAAVETVTSIAIPSEPSHMETLDSKSDLLMETEHTHVNSEFKDELSHHPHDHHHSSELDLETVQAVQSLTQGEAQDEEAETHGAYQDCEETLAACRTLQNYSHGEGEEESLTMVEDCGASQHSSPMANPPMPPLASQSVRSVNSPGMTPGPLETGPGVSGPAGGNGGGYTQITPEHPSSLSAPSLQNMETSPMMDVPSVSDHSQQVVDSGFSDLGSIESTTENYDNPSSYDSTMGGGGGSGGNSGSGSSISVTVATVSSASSSSTPSSSSSQGNSCSFVSTPGMSSSSASVSSQLAMGSCSLIQQAGPGPNGGPGSNSGSSVPQPPPPPPPPSANTPSCGIKSPQSCVIERPPSASQPQQQQKKVPQQQQPNPQPAPSAPPPPPPQQQALSQCSMGNSFASTPMIMEIPESAGSGGSGRSIYDRMGQDFGAGGYAQPSATFSLAKLQQLTNTIMDPHAMSYSHSAAVTSYATSATLPNPSLAQLASSPHPPLPQAQATMTPPPNLSSSSMNLGTPLIQCNMPGANIGLPPPPHTQRLQGQMATVKGHISIRSKASQIPAGSPHQQQIYGRSSMQGSPRTLAVQRGMMTNLMPTPAAYNSMNMNPLNAAMSAGYRMPQPMMNSGYHSNYMNQPAQYPMQMQMGMMGGQAYPQQPMQPNHHGNMMYAGPSHHSYAGVPKQSPYMSR from the exons ATGGTGAAGCTGGCAAACCCTCTGTATACGGCCTGGATCCTGGAGGCCATCAAGAAGGTGAAGAAGCAGAAGCAGCGTCCATCTGAGGAACGTATCTGCAACGCAGTGTCCACGTCGCATGGCCTCGACCGCCAGACCGTCCTCGAGCAGCTTGAGCTCAGCGTTCAGGATGGCACTGTCCTCAAGGTCTCCAACAAGGGCCTCAACTCCTACAAGGACCCCGACAACCCCGGGCGCCTGGTCCCGCCCAAGCCAAAGAGCGGAGTCGGTACgggcggaggaggaggaggaggaggaggaggaagtgcgGCTTCCAAGAAGGCGCCGCTAGACTGGAACAAGCTAATCCGACGCGCCTTGGAGGGGCTGCACGAGTCCGGAGGGTCGTCTCTCAGGAGCATCGAACGATTCCTGAAGTGCCAGGCGGACGTAGCCAGCCAGCTAACGGGCACGGCGGCGCCCCGGATCTTTCACCAGCAGCTCAGGCTCGCCCTGAAGCGGGCCGTCGGGCACGGGCGTGTCCTTAAACACGGCCCGCTGTTCCGGCTCGCAAAAAGCAATGATGGAAGCGACGGCGGTGACGGACGCGTAGCACTGGAGTCGCTGCCTCCTGTACGCCTGCTGCCTCATGAGAAAGATCGG cccGTGGCCGAGCCCATCCCCATCTGCAGCTTCTGTTTGGGGACCAAGGAGCAGAATCGGGTCAAAGAGCCGGAGGAGCTCATCTCCTGCGCCGACTGTGGAAACAGCG GTCATCCGTCCTGTCTGAAGTTCTCCCCGGAGTTGACCGCCCGAGTTAAAGCTCTGTGGTGGCAGTGTATCGAATGTAAAACCTGCAGCAGCTGTCAGGACCAGGGCAAAAATGCG gaaaaTCTGTTGCTGTGTGACTCCTGTGATCGAGGTTTCCACATGGAGTGTTGTGACCCCCCACTGACACGAATGCCAAAAg gTATGTGGATCTGTCAGATATGCAGGCCGAGGAAAAAGGGACGAAACGTCTTACACGAAAAAGCAGCACAAATCAAGCGGCGGTATAACGCCCCCCTGAGTCGACAGAAGGGCAG GCCGGGACGACCCTTTAAGAAGCTTCGAGGGAGTGGGCGTGGCCGACGGCGGCGAGGAGCCGGAGCTAGTCATTCGCGAGGCTCCGCCTCCCCTCACTCGTCCTCGAGTTCGTCGTGTGACGGTTACCTTGGTGATGGTTATCCGGGTGATGATCAGCTGCTGTTCTCGCGGCGGGAGGAAGACGACGAGTCTCAGGGCGCGCCACGCTTCAACAGGAAGACCAAAGGGTTGATCGACGCCCTGAGCAAGTTCTTCACTCCGTCGCCGGACGGCCGCAAATCTCGCGCCGAGTCGCTCGACTACGCACAGCAACACCGCATCCGTAAGAAAAGCGGCCGGAAATCAGACACACACCAGCGCACAGGGG ACAATCAAGATTGTGATGACTggaaggaggatgaggagaagctACCAGGACACGAGAACCTGACAGAGAAGGATGTGGAACTTTTCAGACACATCCAGGAGCTGGCACTACAG AAAGTCGGGGTGACGGGGCCTCCGGACCCACAGATGCGCTGTCCTTCAGTCATCGAGTTCGGGAAGTACGAGATCCAGACGTGGTACTCATCACCGTATCCTCAGGAGTACAGCAG ACTTCCTAAGCTGTACCTGTGCGAGTTTTGCCTGCGCTACATGAAGAGCCGCAGCATCCTGTACCAGCACATGCGCAAGTGCACGTGGTTTCACCCGCCTGCCAACGAGATCTACAGGAAGGACGAAGTCTCCGTGTTCGAG GTCGATGGGAATGTCAGCACAATATATTGTCAGAACCTCTGTCTACTAGCCAAGCTCTTTCTGGACCACAAGACTCTGTATTATGATGTAGAACCGTTCCTTTTTTACGTACTCACGCAGAACGACTCCAAAGGGTGTCATCTGGTCGGATACTTCTCCAAG GAGAAACATTGCCAACAAAAGTACAACGTGTCCTGCATCATGATTCTTCCACAGTACCAGCGCAAGGGCTATGGACGCTTCCTCATCGACTTCA GCTACCTGTTGTCGAAGCGGGAAGGCCAACCCGGTTCTCCAGAGAAGCCTCTATCTGATCTGGGCCGCCTCTCCTACATGGCTTACTGGCGGAGCGTTGTGCTTGAGTGTCTGCATGAGGTGCGAGACAGAAAGCTCACCATTCGCCGCCTCAGCAAGATCACCGGCATCTGCCCTCAGGACATCACAGCCACGCTGCAGAATCTAAACATGCTGGAGCAAAGAGTGGACCg TCTGGTTCTGGTTCGTAGAGAAAAGCTGGTATCGGCTCACATGGCCCGTCTCCATGCCCGACCTCGGCTTCTGGAAGTTGACCCAGACTGCCTACGATGGACACCAGTCATCGTCGCCAACCCAGTCGTGTCTGACGAAGAGGGGGATGAAGATGAcgatgaggatgaagaagaagatggggagaaagaaaataacaaagat TTGAAATCAAATCGCAAAAGTTCCCCGCTGCCATGGAATAGAATAGACAAGGAGgacaatgaagaaaaaaagtgcTTCCCAACATTCCCCAAGAATCAAAGCTCCCCACCCACGTCCCCTATACGCAACAATCTCCCGAGCCCTGAATCCACACCTCTTCAAGCCAATGGGGAGCGCCGGGGTCGTGGACGGCCTCCTAAAAACTGGCCGTGGGGCAAAGTCAAGGATCAACCTCGTCCCGGTCCAGGACGACCCCGGAAAACCAGGCCCAAAGAGGACGACGATGATGAATATCAATCCCCAAACAAAATGACACCAGTATCCAtgtctccatctcctctctttACCTCTGAGAAGGAGCCAAACTGCACTGAGCGGCTGATCGGGGCTTCAAGGCATTCTGCACTTCCCACACCACGGAACAGAGGGCGCCCTGCCCGGAAAAGAGGAGGCCCCAAGCGAAGGCTAAGTGAGGAGTCAGGAGATGATGTGCCGTCATTAACCACAGCACCCAGGCTGAGTGAGTCTCCGGTCCCTCGTTCCTGCTCAAGTGAAACCAGTGAGGACGATGATGACTACAATGAAGAGATGGGTGCCCGCTCCCCTCCTGTTCTTACCAAGCCAACGTTAGGGCTCAAAAGCAAG CCCCCACGAAAAAGGCGCATACGTCAGCGCAGCCACCCGCACAGCAGTGTAGTGACAGAAACCATTTCAGAGACGACCGAAGTTCTCAATGAGCCTTTTGTAGACTCAGACTCTGAGAGACCCATGCCCCGGTTAGAGGAGGAGACCCCGTTTGTCCATGGCCTCCGCTGTTACCCACCTGCTCGCAAACACTTGGACTCAGCCCTTAAAATGATTCGTTCAACCAATCTTTCCGAGTCTGAAGAGGATG ATAACACTCCTGTGCTGAAACCAGTCGGTAGCCTGAGAAGGCCAGAAGAGAAGGAGATGACGGAAAGAATGGAGCCCTCTACTGTGACACCGCAGGTCCccttaaagaaaaagaaaggctggCCTAAGGGAAAGAGCCGTAAGCCACAGCATTGGAAAAAGAGCCCTGGTAGAAAACCGGGAAGTGGTCCCACCAACCCGGTTGCTGACACCACTTTGACAGGCCAGTCCTCAGAGGACCCTCCCAGACAAATCATCCAGAGCAAACCTGGCAGGAAGCGTCGGAATTATTACCCACAACAAACCCAGGATGATGGTGCCCAAGAAGAGCGGGACAGAAGCCAGTTGTCTCCGTTACAGTTAGAAAAGTCAGAAGAGCGAACCTTCAAGAGGAGACCTCTGTCATCTGATCTTGACTGCGAAAAGCGTAAAGATTCTGATGAGGAAGGCATTTTTCCTCAACAAACAAGAGAACAGCCAAAGCCCAAAAAAAGAGGTCGGCCACCTAAAAAACCAAATCTTGAGCCCCCTGTTTCTAAACCCGCACCCATCTCTGAGccagaggaagatgaagaggaggaggatcaAACATGGTCTGAAGAGAAGCCAAGCCGTTCGCCATCTTGCACCTTGTCCCAAGCCTCCAGCTCCCGAGTCCCACAGAGCAGAGATGGTGAAATGGTGGAccaagaggaggatgaggaaagAGAGGATGAGGATCATAACTTGGGCAACAGGAGAACAGGGTCTGTCTCAGGCTTAGGAAGCAGGCGAAGCGATGATCATGATGCAGATGACGAAGGAGATGGTCGACTAGAGGAGAAAAGTGATGCTGACAAGAGGAGAAAAAACCAGGActctgaggatgatgatgatgatgtagaagatgaggaggaggaacagTCATCTCCTCCTCGATCACCCCCCGTTAAAGAAGAACCACAGAGTGGGGAAGGTTTTTTAGACATGCAGGAGAGTGGGTCTCGGGAGTACATCCACAAGCAGGAAGaggtagaagatgaggatgaggaggacgAGGTCCAGGAGGTAAAGACCCGCTCTGTTGACTCCCAGGATGAAAGGCGGCGACGGGAACAGGAGGAATCTGCAGCTGCAGCTGCTGCTGTGGAGACTGTGACTTCCATTGCAATTCCTTCTGAACCCTCACACATGGAGACATTGGATAGCAAATCTGACCTGCTGATGGAGACAGAACACACTCACGTAAACTCTGAGTTCAAGGACGAGTTGAGCCACCATCCGCATGACCACCACCACAGCAGTGAATTGGACCTAGAGACAGTCCAAGCTGTCCAGTCCCTCACACAAGGAGAGGCCCAGGATGAGGAAGCTGAAACACACGGTGCTTACCAGGACTGTGAGGAGACCCTAGCTGCCTGTCGAACCCTGCAGAACTATAGCCATGGGGAAGGAGAGGAGGAATCTCTCACCATGGTAGAAGACTGTGGTGCCTCCCAACATAGCAGTCCCATGGCCAACCCTCCTATGCCCCCTTTAGCTAGTCAATCTGTACGGTCAGTTAACAGCCCTGGAATGACTCCAGGACCTCTTGAAACTGGACCAGGAGTGTCTGGTCCAGCAGGTGGAAATGGGGGAGGCTACACCCAAATAACTCCAGAGCATCCTAGTTCACTTTCTGCACCATCATTGCAGAACATGGAGACATCACCCATGATGGATGTGCCATCAGTTTCTGACCATTCTCAACAGGTGGTGGACAGTGGTTTTAGTGACTTGGGCAGCATTGAGAGTACCACAGAGAACTATGACAACCCCAGTAGTTATGACTCCACTATGGGTGGAGGAGGTGGCAGTGGTGGAAATAGTGGCAGTGGAAGCAGCATATCTGTTACGGTAGCAACTGTCTCATCTGCATCATCATCGTCCActccatcctcctcttcctcacaagGCAATAGCTGTTCCTTTGTGTCCACTCCTGGCATGTCGTCTTCCAGTGCTTCTGTGAGCTCTCAACTTGCTATGGGCAGCTGCAGCTTGATTCAGCAGGCTGGTCCTGGTCCAAATGGTGGCCCTGGTTCTAATAGTGGTAGTAGTGTCCCTCAGCCTCCACCGCCACCTCCTCCACCCTCAGCTAACACCCCAAGCTGTGGCATCAAGTCCCCCCAAAGTTGTGTAATAGAAAGACCTCCAAGTGCGAGCCAACCGCAGCAGCAGCAAAAGAAGGTTCCTCAGCAACAACAGCCAAACCCTCAGCCTGCACCTTCAGCAcccccacctcctcctcctcagcagCAGGCACTTTCCCAGTGCAGTATGGGAAACAGCTTTGCTTCCACACCCATGATCATGGAGATTCCTGAGAGTGCAGGAAGCGGTGGAAGTGGCCGAAGCATTTATGACAGAATGGGCCAGGACTTTGGTGCAGGCGGCTATGCTCAACCCTCAGCCACCTTCAGCTTGGCCAAACTCCAGCAGCTTACCAATACAATCATGGACCCTCATGCCATGTCCTATTCACATTCAGCTGCTGTCACCTCTTATGCCACAAGCGCCACTTTGCCCAACCCTAGCTTGGCGCAGCTCGCCTCCTCCCCACATCCTCCTCTGCCTCAGGCTCAGGCCACCATGACTCCACCTCCCAATCTCAGCTCTAGCTCAATGAATCTTGGCACTCCCCTAATCCAGTGCAACATGCCAGGAGCCAACATTGGCCTACCTCCTCCACCCCATACCCAGCGCCTTCAGGGTCAAATGGCCACTGTGAAAGGCCACATCTCTATTCGCTCCAAGGCATCGCAAATCCCGGCGGGTTCCCCACACCAGCAGCAGATCTATGGCCGAAGCTCAATGCAAGGGTCCCCTCGAACCCTGGCAGTGCAGCGGGGCATGATGACCAATCTCATGCCCACTCCGGCAGCTTACAACTCCATGAACATGAACCCTCTGAACGCAGCCATGTCAGCAGGCTACCGCATGCCTCAGCCCATGATGAACAGCGGGTACCACAGTAACTACATGAACCAGCCTGCCCAGTACCCCATGCAAATGCAAATGGGCATGATGGGAGGTCAGGCCTACCCGCAGCAGCCTATGCAGCCcaatcaccatggcaacatgaTGTATGCTGGTCCCTCACACCACAGCTACGCTGGTGTCCCCAAACAGTCGCCTTACATGAGCAGATGA